A genomic region of Paenibacillus sp. PL2-23 contains the following coding sequences:
- a CDS encoding pitrilysin family protein, protein METLQYPHVQETLYREVMDNGLEVIVLPKEGFQKTYATFSTKYGSIDNVFAVGDETPARVPDGIAHFLEHKMFEEPEGDIFAVFASQGASANAYTTFDRTVYLFSATEQIHANLETLINFVQNPYFTDENVNKEKGIIEQEINMYRDNADWRVYFGLISALYQTHPVHIDIAGTVDSIYQIDKETLYRCYETFYHPSNMLLFVVGGVDAAEVFELVRSNQAAKSFQPQGDIKRFFDEEPTAVQTPRKVVQLPVSLPKCMLGFKEKRVGLEGEALLRNEVTTKLMLDALIGPSSKLYQSLYESNLISDSFGHEYNSSRDYAFSVLGGDTPEPDALIQRLKDGIAQAIQNGIDSDTFERSKRKKIGSYLRMLNSPESIAGEFTRYRFRDSDMFDVLQCYEACKLEEVNARLREHFDFQQLAVSIVEKSAENA, encoded by the coding sequence ATGGAAACGTTACAATATCCGCATGTGCAGGAGACGTTGTATCGTGAAGTGATGGACAACGGACTTGAGGTTATTGTGCTGCCGAAGGAAGGCTTTCAGAAAACGTATGCCACCTTCTCCACAAAATACGGCTCCATCGACAACGTGTTTGCCGTTGGCGACGAGACGCCTGCGCGCGTACCTGATGGCATCGCGCATTTCCTGGAGCACAAGATGTTCGAGGAGCCGGAGGGCGATATCTTTGCGGTGTTTGCCTCCCAAGGCGCCAGCGCCAACGCTTATACAACCTTTGATCGCACCGTTTATTTGTTTTCGGCGACTGAGCAAATTCACGCCAATCTTGAAACGCTGATTAATTTCGTGCAGAATCCTTATTTCACAGACGAGAATGTGAACAAGGAGAAGGGCATTATCGAGCAAGAGATCAATATGTATCGGGATAATGCGGATTGGCGCGTTTATTTTGGACTGATTTCCGCGCTGTACCAGACCCATCCCGTTCACATCGATATAGCGGGAACTGTGGATTCCATCTATCAGATTGACAAGGAAACGCTGTATCGCTGCTACGAAACGTTCTACCATCCCTCCAATATGCTGCTGTTCGTTGTGGGCGGAGTGGATGCCGCAGAGGTGTTCGAGCTGGTGCGAAGCAATCAAGCGGCTAAGTCGTTCCAGCCGCAAGGCGACATTAAACGCTTCTTCGACGAGGAGCCAACCGCGGTTCAAACGCCGCGCAAGGTCGTGCAGCTTCCCGTGTCCCTTCCCAAGTGCATGCTGGGGTTCAAGGAGAAGCGGGTGGGCTTGGAGGGCGAAGCGCTGCTTCGCAATGAAGTGACGACCAAGCTCATGCTAGACGCGCTGATCGGCCCTAGCTCCAAGCTGTATCAATCGTTGTATGAAAGCAATCTCATATCGGATTCCTTCGGCCATGAATACAACTCCAGCAGGGATTACGCCTTTTCGGTGCTGGGCGGCGATACGCCGGAGCCCGACGCGCTCATCCAGCGGCTGAAGGACGGAATTGCCCAAGCGATCCAGAACGGCATCGACTCCGATACGTTCGAGCGCTCCAAACGGAAGAAGATCGGCAGCTATCTTCGCATGCTCAACTCCCCCGAATCCATTGCGGGCGAATTTACCCGATACCGCTTCCGCGACAGCGATATGTTCGATGTGCTCCAATGTTATGAGGCCTGCAAGCTGGAGGAAGTGAACGCGAGATTGCGCGAGCATTTCGACTTCCAGCAGCTAGCCGTGTCCATAGTGGAGAAATCAGCGGAGAACGCGTGA